The sequence below is a genomic window from Tenacibaculum tangerinum.
CAACGCTACGTATTTTAAATGGCGATATTACTACTCCTGGCGTACAATTGCCGATTCGTAAAGAAGTGTATGAGCCTATTTTAAAGGAGTTGGAAGATTACGGAATTAATTTTGTTGAAAAAGAAGTACCGTATTTAGGCTATAATCCTGAGAGTGTGAAAGGGTAATTTTAGTTTGATTCTTAATGTTTAAACGACTAACTTTAGCTATTGATGAGATATGATTCATTTACGGAATCATATCTTTAAATCTCGTTAGTAACTATTAGAATGAAACTACTTCAAACCATACTTATAGTTTTTATAAGTTTAAGTGCTTTTGGACAAAAAGTAACCTATAACCATGGTATTGATTCAACAGATGTAGAAACAAAAGAAGTAATGATGCTTTTTGAAAGCTACTTGGCTTCAAACCCTCAAAAAAAAGCAACAAATTCATTTTGGAATAGTAAAGAACAACAGCAACACAAGAGTTATGATTTTTTAGAAAGCGAATTTCAGCCTTCGCTTTATATGGGGTTTCCAGCTCATGTTTTGAGCATAAAATTCAACAATGGAATTTGCCAGATCAAAGTACAGTATTCTTATTGCAAAGAAGATGGAAGTCCGTACGTTTTAGCAATAGTAAATTATATTGCTAAAAAGAAAAATGGCGTGTTCAAATTATACAATTCGTTAACTATTAATAAAAAAAGTTGGAACTGCACAACAGTAGGTATTGTCGATTTTTATTATCCTAAATACCATACATTTGACTATCAGAAGGCTCAGAAACTTAATAATTTTATAAACGAGATATGTGATAATTTTGGTGTGCAACCAAAGCCTTTTGAGTATTATCTTGCTAGAGACTACGATGAAATTCAAAAATTAAAAGGTATTGATTATTATATAGGAATGGGCGGGCAATCAATACCCACTGGTAAAGCATCAGATGATAAAGTTTACTGTGGCGGTTTGGGAGAATATTATCCGCACGAAGTTTTTCATGTTCAACTAGACGAAAATTTTCCAAACAAGCACTTCTGGGTTTCCGAAGGAATAGCAACATTATTGGGCGGAAGCCGTGGAAAAAGTTTAGACTGGCACATAAAAAGAGTAACTAATTATTTACAAGAACATCGCGAAATAGACTTAAGTAATATGTTAAAGCTAATTAATTTGGATAGTGAAACTTCTTATCACTACGCCTTGGGTGGACTAATAGCTAAGAAAATAATGGACAAAGGTGGTTGGGGTTTACTGAAAGAATTTATGTCGAGTGGTACAACTGACGAAGATTATTATAATGCAATTAAGAAGTATCTTGGAGTTCATAAATCAGAATTAAACGAGTATATGCGCATCGAATTACATAACGAATCAAAAAAATAACGATTGCCAATAACACCTATGCACAACACCTTGAGGTATACCAATGTTTTTCGTGTGTATACATAATTCTTATTCTTAAAAGCGACCTTAAATAAACTATACCGAGGCAAGCCTCAGGAAATTAAACCCTTGGCTATCGTCCTTCGATTAAAATACTTTTCTACTTTCAAAAGAAAAAAACTATATTTAGGGTTAGATAAATCCCCCCTTATATAAGAACAACAGTATATTCATGTTGATTTCTATCTTAATTTAATTACTTTTAAAGCACAAACAATTAATTCTAAATATGAACTATATGATAAGTAAACTACCTTTTTATAAAGTATGTTTTTTCCTTTTACTCTTTCAATTTGGCACTGCCAATGCCCAAAGTAAATTCACAACTCCTTACGGAAATAATGATGCTGTAGGTAAATATGTAAAAGTGAACGGTACTAAAATATACTACGAAGAGTATGGAAAAGGAGAACCTTTGGTATTAATTCATAGCTGTGGTGCCGATATTAAAGCAATGGAATATCAAATTGATTATTTTAAAAATAAATACCGAGTAATAGCTGTTGACAGTAGAGGACAAGGGAAGTCTGAATTAAAGGCAATCTCTTTAACCTACGATAAAATGGCTAAAGACATGGAAAAATTGGTAACTCGCTTGCAACTTGACTCTATAAATATTCTTGGTTGGAGTGATGGTGGCATCATTGCCTTAAAAATGGGAATTAACAATAAGGTACCTATTAAAAAAATAGTTACCATGGGGGCTAACTTAAGACCTGACACCACTGCCATTAATACATGGGCTTATGATAAAGTTAGAGAAATGAATGGGAAAACATTGAATATGATAATAAAAGGCGACACTAGTAAAAACTGGAAAAAAGAACTTTTATTCGATAATCTTTTAATGAACCAGCCAAATATTAGTCATGCTGAATTAAAGAAAATTACCGCTTCTGTGCTACTAATAATTGGAGATAGAGATATTATTAAAAATGAACATGCCGTAGAAATTTTTAACAATATACCTAAAGCACAATTATGCATTATGCCTGGAGGCGATCATGGGGCTCCTCGTAATAATTCAGTATTTTTTAATCAAATGGCTGATAAGTTTTTATCTGAAGATTTTGACTATTCAGAGTAAACACGTTTTTTTAGGCTACATTTTCAAATAAAAACCTTTCGTTAAATTTATATAGGCATCAGTATACTGGTGTCTTTTTGTTTCTATAACCAATTCTTCTTCTTGAATGGTGGTTTCTGTGAATGAAAACTCTAATAAACTGCGTTTAGTTTCTGAGGTTGAAGTTCCTTTTACTCGGCAAACTCTGTTTAGGTGTAAATTGTAATTTTTAGCCAATTTCACAAAATTCTCCTCCTCTTTAAAAGGGAGTATGGTTGAAAATTTCCCGGTATCAGACAATATTTTATTCACACCATTCACTAATTCTTCAAAAGACAATGAACTCGTAAATCGTGCTTTATTTCGGGCTTCGTCTTCTGTTTCATAGTTGTCGGTATAAAATGGAGGGTTTGACACTATAACGTCGTATTTTTCTTCTTCTTCAGCGATTTCTTCAGCAAATTCCGCAAAAGAAATATGGTAACAAAAAAGTCGGTCTCCCCAATCGGATTGTTCAAAGTTTTCAACGGTTTGCTCGTAGGCATTTTCATCAATTTCTACGGCATCGATAGTCATGGCATCACTACGTTGTGCTAGCATTAATGAAATAACTCCTGTACCCGAACCGACATCTAAGATGGTATCTGGAAACTCTCCTAAATTACACCATGCCCCCAACAGCACCCCGTCAGTGCCCACCTTCATCGCTGTTTTATCTTGGTATACAGAAAATTCTTTGAATTGAAATGGTTTCATTTATAAAAATCTTCCCAAAATATTTTCTGCATTGAAAAACAAATACAATACAATAATTAACAAGATTACCAAAAACAACCCTCTTTTAGGATTTCCTTTTTTTCGGTTACCAAAACGTCTTTTAAACTCCATTTATTTATTTTCTAATTGCTATACTAATTGTCTTAAATATTACATTCTAACTTGGTTCCTCGTAACATTTCTCGTTTCCCTGGCGGTCCGGGTAAACGTTCTACTTCAAAGCCTACTTTTTGCATGGCGCGTCGAACGCTGCCTTTTGCTGAATAGGTTACCAAAATTCCTTCTGGTTTTAATGCGGTAAACATGATTTTAAAAATCTCTTCTGTCCACAAATCAGGTTGCACCCTTGCTCCAAAGGCATCAAAGTAAAGTAAGTCAAAACAATTTTTATCGGTAATTTCGTTAAAAAATTGTTTTCTTTTAGTCAATGAAAAATTAGAAGTGATTTTATGTTTCTCTTCCCAAGAAATTTCGTGAATTTTTTCAAATAGTGTCCGTTTATCTTCTGCCTCTAATTCAGCAACATAATTTAACTTTTCAACTTCTTCTTTTGCTACGGGGTATGCCTCTATTCCAACATAATCAATTTCTTTGTTTGCTTCTAACAAGGTAATAAAGCAATTGAGCCCTGTACCGAAACCAATTTCTAAAATCGATACCTTTTTAGCATCTGTATGTTTTAGTCCATTCTTAATAAATACATGATAGGCTTCTTGTATGGCACCATGCTTAGAATGGTATTGTTCATTCCATTCTGGTAAATGAATGGTGGTAGAGCCATCGGACGTTATGATAATTTCTCGTTTTATAATTCAATTATTTAATCAATAATTTTTTAATTCTCGGTATGGATCCAGTACAAGTAGTTTTATGACAGGCAATACAACTATTTATTGCTTGATTAAAATTTTGTTTTAAAGAATCTTTTGAACCAGAATATACTTGTTGCATATTTTGAATATACAGTTTTGAAAAAGCGTCAAAGCTTGCATTTCTATCAGCCGGGTCGGTTAAAACCGCATTGTGAATATTCAGATAGGTTTCAGGAAAGTTTCCTATTGATTCTCCTTCTAAAATCTTATTTTTAATTGTCATGTTCCCTTCGTACATGGCATTCATTAAAGCTGCCATTTCTGAAGATTGATACATTACAAGTTCTTGTTTGGGTTCTTTTTGTTCTTCTTTACAAGAAAAAAGTACCAAACACATTAACAATACAACAATAAATGGTTTCATTATTTCTTCATTAATACGCCATCTGCTTCAAAGGCATAGGTATATTTAGGTTCTGTAATTTTTGCTATTTCCGCTTCTGATTTACCTGCATCTTTAGCATAATGTTGTAGTTCATCTACAGAAATTTCTGTTACATACGCTTTACCATTTACAATTACTTCCTTACTGTCTGCATTTAAAGGCATAAAAAAACCATAATCTTTAAAACGCACCATTGATTCTTGTTCTTCTCCTAAATCTAACTTCATCCAACATCCCTTTTTCTTACATACTTCATTTATTGTTGAAGCAAATTTTACATTTATGGTGTCTCCTAAAGATAAATTTTGAAATTTGGCAAGCATTTCATTTGCTGTTAATGCTTCGTTAGCACTTATCGATGCTCCGAATGTTTGATATGCTGTTTTGGTTGCTTCACTAGTTGTTTGCTCTCCTTTTTTACAAGAAATAAAAACCATACTTGTTAACAACAGCGCTATTACTAATTTATGCATTTTAAAAAAATTAAATTATAAAAAACAAAGATAATCATATTTGTTCAGGCTAAGCCTTTCAACTTAATTATAACATACAGTTTTTGTATCTTCGTGGCATTAAACAACAACACAATGAATATTGATATTGAACCTATACAGAAGTCGAAAATAGACACCGTAGATTTTAACAATTTAGCCTTTGGTCGCACTTTTACTGACCATATGTTGGTTTGTGATTTTGCAAATGGTAAATGGCAAACACCTAAAATTATGCCTTATGGGCCTTTATCTTTTGAGCCGTCGGCTAGAGTTTTTCACTATGGACAAGCTGTTTTTGAAGGAATGAAAGCTTATAAAGACGATGATGGCGATGTTTTTTTATTTCGTCCAGATGAAAATTTTCACAGAATTAACAAATCTGGTGCTCGTTTAGCAATGCCCGCAGTACCCGAAAATGTGTTTTTTGAAGGCTTAAAAAAGCTTCTTGAAATAGATAAGACTTGGATTAAAAAAGGAATAGGAAATTCATTATACATTCGTCCGTTTATTATTGCCTCTGAAGCCGCAATTGCCGCTTCTCCTGCCGAAGAATATAAGTTTATTATTATTTGTTCGCCTGCTCAATCATATTACGCTGATGAAGTTAGAGTTATTTTTGCTGAAAAGTATAGTCGTTCTGCCGATGGAGGCGTAGGTTTTGCGAAAGCAGCAGGTAACTACGCTGCACAATTTTATCCTACTAGTTTAGCGCATAAAGAAGGGTATCAGCAAATTATTTGGACAGACGCAAATACGCATGAATATCTTGAAGAAGCAGGTACCATGAACATCTTTTTTAGAATAGGAGATAAACTTGTAACGGCACCAACCAATGATCGTATTTTAGATGGTGTTACTCGTAAATCTATAATTCAGCTTGCTAAAGATTACAATATAGAGATTGAAGTAAAAAAAGTATCTGTTGCCGAAATAAAAGAAGCTGCAAAGCAAGGAGAATTAAAAGAAATTTTTGGTTCAGGTACTGCTGCTACTATCAACCCTATAAAAGGTTTTAAGCATCAAAATGAGGCTTTTGAATTACCAGAAATAGATAACCCTTACGCTTCATTTTTTAAAGAAAAACTACTTAACATTCAATACAACAAAATAGAAGACAAACATAACTGGAGAATAAAGATTTAATCATTTCGTAAAAAAGAGCTATCTTAGTACAGAGTTACGGTATGTTAACAATAAAATCAAAGCAAAAATGAGAAATATTTTACTAGCTTTAGTATCAATAGCAATTGGATTTGCTATTTCGTTTTTTGGTCTAAATAGTTATTACAATTCTATTTCGGCTGAAGATACTACAGAAAGTAGTGAAGTAACTACTCCTGAAAAAGTGGTAAAAACAACTCCGTCAGATGAAGCATCTTCTAAAGAAAACGTAAGTGAAGAGGAAGAGGTGTCTACTGAAAAAGTGTCAATGAGTTTAAATTCTGTTAACATAGAAGATCTTCAAGAAGATTTTGACACTTGGAATACTTACACAAAAGAAAATATTGATTTAATGTCAACTTTTGTTCCTATAGATGACAAAGGCTCTTCAATGGACAAAGGTATCTTTTTAACCTTGCTTCGCACTGGTGCTTATATTCCTGTTAAGTCTGAAAAAAAAGGAAAAATACACTATCAACTAATGAGTATTGACGACTCTACCGATGAGAAAATTAAAAAGTCCATTGTTAGCAAAGCTGCAATAGCTCATCAATATTTTAAAATGGAGGGTAAAAGGCTTCCTGATTATGATTTTGTCGACTTACAGGGCAAGGCACACAATAAAGAGGATACAAAAGGAAAATTGTTAGTTATTAAATGTTGGTTTATTACTTGTAAAGTATGTGTTGAAGAGTTTCCTGAGTTAAATGAGTTGGTAGATAAGTACAAAGACGATAAAATTGAATTTGTTAGTTTGGCTTTTGATAAAAAAGATGAATTGGTTAACTTCTTAAAAACCAAAGAATTTAAATACCCCACCATTCCTGAACAAAAGGATTATATGGCTAAAAAATTAAAAGTAAAACAATATCCCACGCATTTAATCGTTGATGCTAATGGTGTTATCATGAAAATGGTTAGTAATGTTAAAACACTAACATCTGAACTTGAAAGAATAATGGGTAAATAAAATATGTAAAACAAAATGTACTCTAGGCTCCTCATTGAGGAGCTTTTTATTTGTTTAAGGGGTAATACGATTTATGGTTTATTATTTCGCATTTTCGCCTATGTCTCTTCGAGTAAAATGAGTTGAATGAAATGGAAATAATTTTGTATCGAGAAGTGATATGATATCTCTCAGTGCTGCCGAAGTACAATTTTTAATTCATTATCATTCTTAAAAACCACTACCATTGACCTCTTTTTTTAACGACTTAGATTTTACATAGCATACTCTTTTTCTAAGATGTTTTTCTTTTTCCATTGATGAAACTCCTTCGGCTACGCTCAGTATAAAAAAGACAAAAAATCTAGCCCTAACCAGTCTGCACTCAATAATAATCATCCTCGAACCTAAATCAAAATAATTCGTTATCACTCAAACAGATTTTAATTTTTAACGGTTCTTGTGGTGTTGTTTTTGGCTTGTCTGCTTAGGACGAGGTGCTTTATTGTATTCTCGTTAATTAAAGTAATTTGCCTTTAAAAAAATAATTCTATAGCTGTCATTACATTTGCTTGACAATTTTTTTGTCTGTTGTCTAGAACTGACAGTGCACTAAAAAATTATTCGTAAATCGTATAAGTTTTTCAGTAACCCAACTATATTTTGTTTATCAGGGTTTACTCAACAAAGTTCATTCAATACTCTTTTGTAGGATAATTTATTAGCGAGTTGAGTTACATTAAAGGAGAAACAAGTCGCATAATACGTTCTGCGAACGTAGTGTAAAAAGGTCTTTTTAACCATGTTTCTAAATCCAACTCATCGGCATGTTCTAGGTCTTTATAAAATTCTATTCGTAGTTTTTTAGCAAACTCAGCATCGTAAATTAAAGCATTTACTTCAAAATTCAAGTCAAAACTCCTCTGATCTAAATTTGCGGTTCCAACCATGGCAATCAAGTCATCACATACCATGGTTTTAGCATGCACAAAACCTTTTTGATATTTGTAAATTTTGATTCCAGCCTTTAAAAGGTCTTCGTAATATGAGTTAGAGGTGATGTTTACCAAAACTGAATCGGAAATTCCCGGAACTAATATTTTGACGTCAACACCGCTCATTTTAGCAATTTTAAGAGCATCTGTAAATGACTTCTCAGGAATAAAATAAGGGGTTGTTAAACAAATTTCTTTTTTAGAAAGGGTAATAGCACTTATTAAAGAGTACATAATGTCTTGGTAATCTGAGTCGGGTCCGCTAGCTGTTATTTGTACAAGGTGAGAGCCAAAATTCTTGCTAGCAGCCTGTTGTATTGGAAAATAAACATCAGAGAGTGGAACAGATTTTTTAGCACAGAAGTTCCAATCTGTTAAAAAGATATATTGTAAGTTCATTACGGCAGCTCCTACAATTTTAACATGAGTATCTCTCCAGTAAAGACTGTGTTTGCCATTGTTAATGTATTTGTCAGACACATTAATACCTCCCACATACCCTTCAAGTCCGTCAATAACAATAATTTTTCTATGATTTCGGTAATTTACCCTATTTGCCAGAACTAGAAATTTTATTTTAAAAAACGGAGCAACTTTAACACCAGCATCTTTCAGACGTTTTAAAAATTTAGATTGGAGTTTTTTACTTCCTAAATCGTCATAAATTACCCTTACTTCAACTCCTTCTTGTGCTTTTTGTATTAAAAGATCGCCAATTTGCGTACCGA
It includes:
- a CDS encoding alpha/beta fold hydrolase, which translates into the protein MISKLPFYKVCFFLLLFQFGTANAQSKFTTPYGNNDAVGKYVKVNGTKIYYEEYGKGEPLVLIHSCGADIKAMEYQIDYFKNKYRVIAVDSRGQGKSELKAISLTYDKMAKDMEKLVTRLQLDSINILGWSDGGIIALKMGINNKVPIKKIVTMGANLRPDTTAINTWAYDKVREMNGKTLNMIIKGDTSKNWKKELLFDNLLMNQPNISHAELKKITASVLLIIGDRDIIKNEHAVEIFNNIPKAQLCIMPGGDHGAPRNNSVFFNQMADKFLSEDFDYSE
- a CDS encoding tRNA1(Val) (adenine(37)-N6)-methyltransferase — its product is MKPFQFKEFSVYQDKTAMKVGTDGVLLGAWCNLGEFPDTILDVGSGTGVISLMLAQRSDAMTIDAVEIDENAYEQTVENFEQSDWGDRLFCYHISFAEFAEEIAEEEEKYDVIVSNPPFYTDNYETEDEARNKARFTSSLSFEELVNGVNKILSDTGKFSTILPFKEEENFVKLAKNYNLHLNRVCRVKGTSTSETKRSLLEFSFTETTIQEEELVIETKRHQYTDAYINLTKGFYLKM
- the mnmD gene encoding tRNA (5-methylaminomethyl-2-thiouridine)(34)-methyltransferase MnmD yields the protein MKREIIITSDGSTTIHLPEWNEQYHSKHGAIQEAYHVFIKNGLKHTDAKKVSILEIGFGTGLNCFITLLEANKEIDYVGIEAYPVAKEEVEKLNYVAELEAEDKRTLFEKIHEISWEEKHKITSNFSLTKRKQFFNEITDKNCFDLLYFDAFGARVQPDLWTEEIFKIMFTALKPEGILVTYSAKGSVRRAMQKVGFEVERLPGPPGKREMLRGTKLECNI
- a CDS encoding DUF4920 domain-containing protein produces the protein MHKLVIALLLTSMVFISCKKGEQTTSEATKTAYQTFGASISANEALTANEMLAKFQNLSLGDTINVKFASTINEVCKKKGCWMKLDLGEEQESMVRFKDYGFFMPLNADSKEVIVNGKAYVTEISVDELQHYAKDAGKSEAEIAKITEPKYTYAFEADGVLMKK
- a CDS encoding branched-chain amino acid aminotransferase, encoding MNIDIEPIQKSKIDTVDFNNLAFGRTFTDHMLVCDFANGKWQTPKIMPYGPLSFEPSARVFHYGQAVFEGMKAYKDDDGDVFLFRPDENFHRINKSGARLAMPAVPENVFFEGLKKLLEIDKTWIKKGIGNSLYIRPFIIASEAAIAASPAEEYKFIIICSPAQSYYADEVRVIFAEKYSRSADGGVGFAKAAGNYAAQFYPTSLAHKEGYQQIIWTDANTHEYLEEAGTMNIFFRIGDKLVTAPTNDRILDGVTRKSIIQLAKDYNIEIEVKKVSVAEIKEAAKQGELKEIFGSGTAATINPIKGFKHQNEAFELPEIDNPYASFFKEKLLNIQYNKIEDKHNWRIKI
- a CDS encoding TlpA family protein disulfide reductase — translated: MRNILLALVSIAIGFAISFFGLNSYYNSISAEDTTESSEVTTPEKVVKTTPSDEASSKENVSEEEEVSTEKVSMSLNSVNIEDLQEDFDTWNTYTKENIDLMSTFVPIDDKGSSMDKGIFLTLLRTGAYIPVKSEKKGKIHYQLMSIDDSTDEKIKKSIVSKAAIAHQYFKMEGKRLPDYDFVDLQGKAHNKEDTKGKLLVIKCWFITCKVCVEEFPELNELVDKYKDDKIEFVSLAFDKKDELVNFLKTKEFKYPTIPEQKDYMAKKLKVKQYPTHLIVDANGVIMKMVSNVKTLTSELERIMGK
- the cls gene encoding cardiolipin synthase; protein product: MFHEIEEKVAAISNETLLQKKDDLKHFMPLAKMISWNNTLNTYNNTTSLFINGEEKFPEVLKSISKAKHHIHLQYYIYENDTIGTQIGDLLIQKAQEGVEVRVIYDDLGSKKLQSKFLKRLKDAGVKVAPFFKIKFLVLANRVNYRNHRKIIVIDGLEGYVGGINVSDKYINNGKHSLYWRDTHVKIVGAAVMNLQYIFLTDWNFCAKKSVPLSDVYFPIQQAASKNFGSHLVQITASGPDSDYQDIMYSLISAITLSKKEICLTTPYFIPEKSFTDALKIAKMSGVDVKILVPGISDSVLVNITSNSYYEDLLKAGIKIYKYQKGFVHAKTMVCDDLIAMVGTANLDQRSFDLNFEVNALIYDAEFAKKLRIEFYKDLEHADELDLETWLKRPFYTTFAERIMRLVSPLM